Proteins co-encoded in one Candidatus Nomurabacteria bacterium genomic window:
- a CDS encoding tryptophan-rich sensory protein, whose translation MNEQEIYTTWLQPSWAPPAEVFGPVWGVLYLLIVGSFGYVFWQVWRGAWPKYVALPFALNLVFNLVFTPIQFGLQNLWLAALDIVLVWGTIVWAMCAVWRYSKTIAYLQVPYLLWVSFATVLQFSITYLNW comes from the coding sequence ATGAACGAACAAGAAATTTATACTACTTGGCTGCAGCCGAGCTGGGCGCCGCCGGCTGAGGTGTTTGGTCCGGTGTGGGGTGTGCTTTATTTGCTGATTGTGGGGAGCTTTGGGTACGTCTTTTGGCAGGTGTGGCGCGGTGCGTGGCCAAAGTATGTTGCACTACCTTTTGCGCTCAATCTCGTTTTTAATCTTGTATTTACCCCGATTCAGTTTGGTCTCCAAAATCTCTGGTTGGCAGCGCTTGATATTGTGCTGGTATGGGGGACTATCGTATGGGCAATGTGTGCAGTCTGGCGGTACTCAAAAACGATTGCGTATCTACAAGTTCCGTATTTGCTGTGGGTGAGTTTTGCAACAGTCTTGCAGTT